Proteins encoded in a region of the Streptomyces rubradiris genome:
- a CDS encoding endonuclease/exonuclease/phosphatase family protein — protein MFRQELWRAWHDGKADLYDEARAIGGLMPFMTRPREGRSLKPVGVMIDLDLFEMVRETEHDLPWKAILDLTVRPKGSNKKLHLASAHLCHFDPDMRATEARRLTTLADRRRSVMIGMDANSYPHRTDLEAVALPDWTQVKDRVHYQHRTIPGPNGERVSDTRPSEILTGNGIYVDLGLHAGTDLGQHGGTDLDQHGALAPTASLKRLDQGPPQRIDWILGTPDIARALIRFEVVATEKVKQVSDHALLFAVFDLATLCEPAPTR, from the coding sequence GTGTTCCGGCAGGAACTCTGGCGTGCCTGGCACGACGGGAAGGCCGACCTCTACGACGAGGCGAGAGCCATCGGCGGGCTCATGCCGTTCATGACCCGGCCACGGGAAGGACGCAGCCTCAAGCCGGTCGGCGTGATGATCGACCTCGACCTGTTCGAGATGGTCCGGGAGACCGAGCATGACCTGCCCTGGAAGGCCATCCTCGATCTGACCGTCCGCCCCAAGGGCAGCAACAAGAAGTTGCACCTGGCCTCGGCCCACTTGTGCCACTTCGACCCGGACATGCGCGCGACCGAGGCGAGGCGGCTCACCACCCTCGCCGACCGCCGCCGCAGCGTCATGATCGGAATGGACGCCAACAGCTACCCACACCGCACGGATCTGGAAGCCGTAGCGCTCCCGGACTGGACCCAGGTCAAGGACCGCGTCCACTACCAGCACCGCACCATCCCGGGGCCCAACGGCGAGCGGGTCTCGGACACACGGCCGAGCGAGATCCTCACCGGTAACGGGATCTACGTCGACCTCGGCCTGCACGCCGGCACCGACCTCGGCCAGCACGGCGGCACCGACCTCGACCAGCACGGCGCCCTCGCGCCCACTGCGAGCCTGAAACGTCTCGACCAAGGCCCCCCGCAGCGGATCGACTGGATTCTCGGCACCCCCGACATCGCACGAGCTCTGATCCGCTTCGAGGTGGTGGCCACCGAGAAGGTCAAGCAGGTCAGTGACCACGCGCTCCTCTTCGCGGTGTTCGACCTCGCCACCCTCTGCGAGCCCGCGCCCACCCGCTGA